The Triticum aestivum cultivar Chinese Spring chromosome 3A, IWGSC CS RefSeq v2.1, whole genome shotgun sequence genome includes a region encoding these proteins:
- the LOC123062113 gene encoding uncharacterized protein → MEPEPDRGVSLLSPAPSPSHQPSLRAAKSTAFKREERRKHKEQKRERKRQENLALALAQWEPLGAPPRPAATPTPGEPLDDKPWPCDPPSPADAAPSAAWGWGPPAEPSADRGWGLPAEPPAQPPVAARCPQADAVRACRALFEEHADNDDDGDEEGEEEEGDVARFFDELLEKDADLRGFYQVERETGRFLCLVCEGVGARAGKRFPGCAALVQHAGSVARTKRRLAHRAFADALGRLLGWGAGRTTPVPADCDNDGAIDQAEHLDSSECAEMEVA, encoded by the exons ATGGAGCCCGAGCCCGACCGCGGCGTCTCCCTCCTCTCCCCCGCCCCAAGCCCTAGCCACCAACCCAGCCTCCGGGCGGCCAAGTCCACGGCCTTCAAGCGCGAGGAGCGCCGCAAGCACAAGGAGCAGAAGCGGGAGCGCAAGCGGCAGGagaacctcgccctcgcgctcgcgcAGTGGGAGCCCCTCGGCGCCCCACCCCGCCCGGCCGCCACCCCCACTCCCGGCGAGCCACTCGACGACAAGCCCTGGCCGTGTGACCCGCCATCTCCCGCGGacgccgcgccctccgccgcctGGGGCTGGGGCCCTCCGGCGGAGCCCTCCGCCGACAGGGGCTGGGGCCTTCCAGCGGAACCGCCGGCGCAGCCGCCGGTCGCGGCAAGGTGCCCCCAGGCCGACGCGGTGAGGGCGTGCCGCGCGTTGTTTGAAGAGCACGCCGataacgacgacgacggcgacgaggagggggaggaagaggaaggcgaTGTGGCCCGGTTCTTCGACGAGCTGCTGGAGAAAGACGCGGACCTTAGGGGGTTCTACCAGGTGGAGCGGGAGACGGGGCGGTTCCTGTGCCTGGTGTGCGAGGGGGTCGGCGCCAGGGCGGGGAAGCGGTTCCCCGGCTGCGCCGCCCTGGTGCAGCACGCCGGCTCGGTCGCCCGGACCAAGAGGAGGCTCGCTCACCGCGCCTTCGCCGACGCCCTCGGCCGCCTGCTCGGCTGGGGCGCGGGCCGGACCACCCCTGTTCCG GCTGATTGCGACAACGATGGCGCTATTGATCAAGCTGAGCACTTGGATTCTTCTGAATGTGCAGAAATGGAGGTGGCCTAA